The following proteins are encoded in a genomic region of Anaerolineae bacterium:
- a CDS encoding Thymidine kinase, whose translation MFCGKTDELIRRLRRATIARQKVQVFKPAIDTRYAVEKVTSHAGTEFIATPIQSASQIRELLDEDVTVVAIDEAQFFDDEIIPLVQELADRGIRVIIAGLDTDFRGEPFGPMPTLMAQAERVDKLQAICMVCGEPATRTQRLVNGEPAHYNDPVVIVGAAELYEARCRKHHIVRRD comes from the coding sequence ATGTTTTGCGGCAAGACAGATGAACTGATTCGTCGTTTGCGGCGTGCCACCATTGCGCGCCAAAAGGTGCAGGTCTTCAAGCCGGCAATTGATACGCGCTACGCCGTTGAGAAGGTTACTTCTCATGCCGGCACAGAGTTTATTGCCACGCCAATCCAATCTGCCAGCCAGATTCGGGAATTATTGGATGAAGATGTCACCGTTGTAGCCATTGATGAAGCGCAATTTTTTGATGATGAGATTATCCCGTTAGTGCAGGAACTGGCAGACCGCGGCATCCGGGTGATTATTGCCGGCCTGGATACCGATTTCCGCGGCGAACCCTTCGGTCCAATGCCGACCCTGATGGCGCAGGCAGAGCGGGTGGATAAGTTGCAGGCAATCTGCATGGTGTGTGGAGAACCGGCTACACGGACTCAACGCCTGGTTAATGGAGAACCAGCGCACTACAATGACCCGGTGGTGATCGTCGGGGCTGCCGAACTCTATGAAGCTCGCTGCCGCAAACATCATATTGTGCGGAGAGATTAA
- a CDS encoding Hypoxanthine-guanine phosphoribosyltransferase encodes MQDYHEFLDEILIQPEVLQKRIAELGAEISRDYAGGDIHLICILRGGVLFLADLMRCITVPLTVDFMAVSSYGTGARQTTGQVRITLDLQSGITGRDVLLVEDIVDSGYTIASVIHLLETRHPKSLKVCTLLDKFERREIDVPIHYCGFRIPNKFVFGYGLDLDEYYRNLPFIGTVNAALYRPPQG; translated from the coding sequence ATGCAGGATTATCACGAGTTTTTGGATGAAATCTTGATCCAACCCGAGGTGCTCCAAAAAAGGATCGCCGAGTTAGGAGCAGAAATCAGCCGCGATTATGCCGGCGGAGATATTCACTTAATTTGTATTCTGCGCGGCGGGGTACTGTTCTTAGCCGACCTGATGCGCTGTATCACCGTACCTCTCACGGTTGACTTTATGGCGGTCTCGTCTTATGGAACGGGCGCGCGTCAGACTACCGGACAGGTGCGCATCACACTGGATTTGCAAAGCGGGATCACCGGCAGAGACGTCTTATTGGTTGAGGATATTGTGGATAGCGGTTACACCATTGCTTCGGTGATTCACCTGTTGGAAACGCGTCATCCAAAAAGTCTCAAGGTTTGTACGTTGCTGGATAAGTTCGAACGGCGCGAGATTGATGTGCCGATTCACTACTGCGGTTTCCGAATCCCCAATAAATTCGTTTTCGGGTATGGCCTGGACCTGGACGAATATTACCGCAATTTGCCGTTCATCGGAACGGTCAACGCCGCTTTATATCGTCCGCCGCAGGGGTAA